A genomic window from Vigna radiata var. radiata cultivar VC1973A chromosome 2, Vradiata_ver6, whole genome shotgun sequence includes:
- the LOC106755581 gene encoding 18.5 kDa class I heat shock protein: MSIVPMNQDEGNAFNLLAQWDPFLDFPLPPSISNFFPGFGFGSGSSVNTRVDWRETPRAHVWEVALPGFTNEDVLVELQDERVLQVGVESGNFTTRFKIPDNANLEQLKANMRHGVLVVTVPKVNQPLPPPPSRNIRVVEIDGTD; this comes from the coding sequence ATGTCGATTGTTCCAATGAACCAGGACGAGGGCAACGCTTTCAATCTATTGGCTCAGTGGGATCCGTTCCTTGattttcctcttcctccttcCATCTCCAACTTCTTCCCCGGTTTCGGATTCGGATCCGGGTCGTCGGTGAACACACGTGTGGACTGGAGGGAGACACCCAGAGCGCACGTGTGGGAGGTGGCGCTTCCCGGCTTCACCAACGAAGACGTCCTGGTGGAGCTCCAAGACGAGAGGGTGCTCCAAGTGGGCGTGGAGAGTGGCAACTTCACGACCAGGTTCAAGATCCCCGACAACGCTAACCTCGAACAACTCAAAGCCAACATGCGTCACGGGGTTCTCGTTGTCACCGTTCCCAAGGTTAACCAACCCCTTCCTCCACCGCCTAGTAGGAATATCAGGGTCGTTGAAATCGACGGCACCGACTGA
- the LOC106755625 gene encoding UDP-glucose iridoid glucosyltransferase — MKLFIRSYYRYVSSHQFHTIHMEIQRHRLVLITPPFQGHLTPMLHLATILHSKGFSITVAHAHFNSPDPSNHPNFSFLPLFYGLSDTHISSKNVVDITATLNTKCVSPIKEALIHQIEKANINHEKIACVIYDGLMYSIDSVARELKLPNIVLRTTSATNFLTYHAFVQRQSSGCRPLQDSMSLDLVPELEPLRFKDLPMFNSCDMQKQIAKTMEVRPSLGVICNTVNCLEEKSLYRLHQVYKVSFFPIGPLHMIAEEDSSSSSFVEEDYSCISWLKKQPKKSVLYVSLGSIASWEEKELTEVACGLANSKQKFLWVIRPGTIRDVSEWVESLCKDVRVAIAERGCIVKWAPQGEVLADEAVGGFWSHCGWNSTLESLCEGVPMMCQPYFGDQRVNARLLSHVWKVGLEWSNVMERNEIEVAVRRLMVNSEGKEMRQKALKLKNEIKIAVKDGSSYDALNRLVKTILSINL; from the exons ATGAAATTGTTTATAAGGAGCTACTACCGATATGTTTCTTCACACCAATTTCATACTATCCATATGGAAATTCAAAGGCACCGTTTGGTTCTAATAACACCACCATTTCAGGGCCACTTAACTCCAATGCTTCACCTAGCCACCATCCTTCATTCAAAAGGGTTTTCCATAACGGTGGCACATGCCCATTTCAATTCCCCCGATCCTTCTAACCAccctaacttttcttttcttcccttgtTCTATGGTTTATCCGATACTCACATCTCATCCAAGAATGTTGTAGATATTACTGCAACCTTAAATACAAAGTGTGTGTCTCCAATCAAAGAGGCATTGATTCATCAGATTGAGAAAGCAAATATAAACCATGAAAAGATTGCTTGCGTCATCTACGATGGATTAATGTATTCCATTGATTCTGTGGCCAGAGAACTGAAACTACCCAACATAGTCCTCAGAACCACCAGTGCTACTAATTTTCTCACTTATCATGCATTTGTGCAGAGACAAAGCAGTGGCTGCCGTCCCTTGCAAG ATTCTATGTCATTGGACTTGGTGCCAGAACTCGAACCACTCCGATTCAAAGACCTGCCAATGTTCAATTCGTGTGATATGCAGAAACAAATTGCTAAAACAATGGAAGTGAGACCTTCTTTGGGTGTTATCTGCAACACAGTGAATTGCCTTGAAGAGAAGTCCTTGTATAGGCTACACCAGGTGTACAAAGTCAGTTTCTTCCCCATAGGCCCTTTACACATGATTGCCGAAGAAGATTCTTCTAGTAGTAGCTTTGTGGAAGAAGATTACAGCTGCATAAGTTGGCTGAAAAAGCAACCAAAAAAATCGGTGTTGTACGTGAGTTTGGGGAGTATAGCAAGTTGGGAGGAGAAAGAGCTGACAGAAGTAGCTTGTGGCTTAGCAAATAGCAAGCAGAAGTTCCTTTGGGTTATCAGACCAGGGACAATCAGAGATGTTTCAGAATGGGTAGAATCACTGTGTAAAGATGTTAGAGTGGCAATAGCAGAAAGGGGTTGCATTGTGAAATGGGCACCTCAGGGTGAGGTTTTGGCAGACGAAGCTGTGGGAGGGTTTTGGAGCCATTGTGGTTGGAACTCTACGTTGGAGAGTTTGTGTGAAGGAGTGCCAATGATGTGCCAACCTTATTTTGGGGATCAGAGGGTAAATGCAAGGTTGTTGAGCCATGTATGGAAGGTAGGCCTAGAGTGGTCCAATGTCATGGAAAGGAATGAAATAGAAGTGGCAGTGAGAAGATTGATGGTGAATTCTGAAGGAAAAGAGATGAGGCAGAAAGCATTGAAACTCAAGAATGAAATTAAGATAGCTGTGAAAGATGGTTCTTCCTATGATGCCTTAAATAGGTTGGTCAAAACTATCTTATCAATTAATCTCTAA
- the LOC106755820 gene encoding copper transporter 6 isoform X1, producing the protein MDEHMHGMGGMAPSPPSPLPPTANDTMGTMMHHKMMMHMTFFWGKDTDILFQNWPGGKSDMYILALVFVFVMSVFVQLLSHTRFIKPGSNHVAAGLFKTLLFAFRVGLAYLVMLSIMSFNGGVFLVAVLGQTLGFLITTFAFNKSPHDEGFDLPPISC; encoded by the coding sequence ATGGATGAACACATGCACGGGATGGGAGGGATGGCGCCGTCGCCGCCGTCACCGTTGCCGCCAACCGCAAACGACACCATGGGCACCATGATGCACCACAAGATGATGATGCACATGACCTTCTTCTGGGGCAAAGACACTGATATCCTCTTCCAAAACTGGCCCGGAGGCAAATCGGATATGTATATCTTGGCCCTCGTTTTCGTCTTCGTCATGTCGGTTTTCGTGCAGTTGCTCTCGCACACCCGTTTCATCAAACCCGGTTCAAACCATGTCGCGGCCGGTCTGTTCAAGACCCTCTTGTTCGCTTTCAGGGTTGGTCTCGCTTATCTGGTTATGCTTTCAATCATGTCTTTTAACGGTGGCGTTTTCTTGGTTGCTGTGCTAGGTCAGACCTTGGGGTTTCTCATTACCACATTCGCTTTCAACAAATCGCCCCACGACGAGGGTTTCGATCTTCCTCCAATTTCTTGTTGA
- the LOC106755820 gene encoding copper transporter 1 isoform X2 — MDEHMHGMGGMAPSPPSPLPPTANDTMGTMMHHKMMMHMTFFWGKDTDILFQNWPGGKSDMYILALVFVFVMSVFVQLLSHTRFIKPGSNHVAAGQTLGFLITTFAFNKSPHDEGFDLPPISC; from the exons ATGGATGAACACATGCACGGGATGGGAGGGATGGCGCCGTCGCCGCCGTCACCGTTGCCGCCAACCGCAAACGACACCATGGGCACCATGATGCACCACAAGATGATGATGCACATGACCTTCTTCTGGGGCAAAGACACTGATATCCTCTTCCAAAACTGGCCCGGAGGCAAATCGGATATGTATATCTTGGCCCTCGTTTTCGTCTTCGTCATGTCGGTTTTCGTGCAGTTGCTCTCGCACACCCGTTTCATCAAACCCGGTTCAAACCATGTCGCGGCCG GTCAGACCTTGGGGTTTCTCATTACCACATTCGCTTTCAACAAATCGCCCCACGACGAGGGTTTCGATCTTCCTCCAATTTCTTGTTGA
- the LOC106755851 gene encoding uncharacterized protein LOC106755851 isoform X1, which translates to MAILPPSRDTHHTNCNIVDGPDLKPCLKLIPCEFPSFTISLPCSTHPHTMHTTMLQDQHKLHFSGIRSHHFDSLLDSNTSPQSTLSSNLSSIQGSPEGSSSSSPSYSSQEPSPTTHEVYWENNYDTMKTLEKMKLDERDSSEYHPGDVNQRLETSNVGLHSLLQEQIRAIQLSGIRQEEILSRKQDPTAYVAKTQRQISQQFEKKAKGVNAGYDYERRIRPPWQQGRSHQQTGSRGSSYSGTGVFLPRGETSAPFESRKRPGKGCTTVLIPARVVQALQVHFDQMAATCGPTKPSAFPPLHDVLVSTSDGMYSLQSRQSQNQQRHMQNEMLLPQEWTY; encoded by the exons ATGGCTATTCTCCCACCTTCACGTGACACCCATCACACCAACTGCAACATCGTCGACGGACCAGATTTAAAGCCATGCCTCAAGCTCATTCCCTGTGAATTTCCATCCTTCACGATTTCACTCCCCTGCTCCACCCACCCACACACCATGCACACCACCATGCTTCAAGACCAACATAAATTACATTTCTCAGGCATTCGTTCCCATCATTTTGATTCG CTGTTGGACTCAAATACTTCGCCCCAGTCAACGCTCTCGTCTAATTTGAGCTCGATTCAGGGGAGTCCTGaaggttcttcttcttcttccccttcttATTCTTCTCAGGAACCATCGCCTACTACCCATGAAGTTTATTGGGAAAACAACTATGATACGATGAAGACGTTAGAGAAGATGAAGCTGGACGAAAGGGACAGTTCCGAATACCATCCTGGTGATGTGAATCAGAGGTTGGAGACCTCAAATGTTGGACTCCATTCACTCCTTCAGGAACAAATTCGAGCTATTCAA TTGTCTGGGATCAGACAAGAGGAGATTCTGTCTCGGAAGCAAGACCCAACAGCATATGTAGCGAAAACTCAAAGGCAGATATCACAGCAATTTGAAAAGAAAGCTAAAGGAGTTAATGCTGGGTATGATTACGAAAGAAGGATTCGTCCACCATGGCAGCAGGGTCGTTCACACCAGCAAACTGGTTCAAGAGGCTCATCATATTCTGGGACTGGTGTTTTCTTGCCACGTGGAGAAACTAGTGCCCCGTTTGAGTCACGTAagagaccag GTAAAGGATGCACCACGGTTCTGATACCGGCAAGAGTAGTGCAGGCTTTGCAAGTCCACTTTGACCAAATGGCTGCCACGTGTGGGCCTACTAAACCTTCTGCCTTCCCTCCCCTGCATG ATGTTTTAGTAAGTACCAGCGATGGCATGTATTCACTACAAAGTCGTCAATCACAAAACCAACAGCGACATATGCAGAATGAGATGCTTCTGCCTCAAGAATGGACCTATTGA
- the LOC106755851 gene encoding uncharacterized protein LOC106755851 isoform X2: MAILPPSRDTHHTNCNIVDGPDLKPCLKLIPCEFPSFTISLPCSTHPHTMHTTMLQDQHKLHFSGIRSHHFDSLLDSNTSPQSTLSSNLSSIQGSPEGSSSSSPSYSSQEPSPTTHEVYWENNYDTMKTLEKMKLDERDSSEYHPGDVNQRLETSNVGLHSLLQEQIRAIQLSGIRQEEILSRKQDPTAYVAKTQRQISQQFEKKAKGVNAGYDYERRIRPPWQQGRSHQQTGSRGSSYSGTGVFLPRGETSAPFESRKRPDVLVSTSDGMYSLQSRQSQNQQRHMQNEMLLPQEWTY, translated from the exons ATGGCTATTCTCCCACCTTCACGTGACACCCATCACACCAACTGCAACATCGTCGACGGACCAGATTTAAAGCCATGCCTCAAGCTCATTCCCTGTGAATTTCCATCCTTCACGATTTCACTCCCCTGCTCCACCCACCCACACACCATGCACACCACCATGCTTCAAGACCAACATAAATTACATTTCTCAGGCATTCGTTCCCATCATTTTGATTCG CTGTTGGACTCAAATACTTCGCCCCAGTCAACGCTCTCGTCTAATTTGAGCTCGATTCAGGGGAGTCCTGaaggttcttcttcttcttccccttcttATTCTTCTCAGGAACCATCGCCTACTACCCATGAAGTTTATTGGGAAAACAACTATGATACGATGAAGACGTTAGAGAAGATGAAGCTGGACGAAAGGGACAGTTCCGAATACCATCCTGGTGATGTGAATCAGAGGTTGGAGACCTCAAATGTTGGACTCCATTCACTCCTTCAGGAACAAATTCGAGCTATTCAA TTGTCTGGGATCAGACAAGAGGAGATTCTGTCTCGGAAGCAAGACCCAACAGCATATGTAGCGAAAACTCAAAGGCAGATATCACAGCAATTTGAAAAGAAAGCTAAAGGAGTTAATGCTGGGTATGATTACGAAAGAAGGATTCGTCCACCATGGCAGCAGGGTCGTTCACACCAGCAAACTGGTTCAAGAGGCTCATCATATTCTGGGACTGGTGTTTTCTTGCCACGTGGAGAAACTAGTGCCCCGTTTGAGTCACGTAagagaccag ATGTTTTAGTAAGTACCAGCGATGGCATGTATTCACTACAAAGTCGTCAATCACAAAACCAACAGCGACATATGCAGAATGAGATGCTTCTGCCTCAAGAATGGACCTATTGA